A portion of the Acanthopagrus latus isolate v.2019 chromosome 21, fAcaLat1.1, whole genome shotgun sequence genome contains these proteins:
- the epdr1 gene encoding mammalian ependymin-related protein 1 has product MHRLLLVFVAAAGASVLGLPRQDASRAAGPCLAPLQWEGRWVLYDHSTGRNSRAAVSYDGQNQRIRVLQQNKKHTPCQKFFEYIYLYQSMVMFQIDQKTKDCSKVALTEAWDPFDIPDNSTFEDQYFIGGPGDNVEVQEWSDRKPARQHETWVGVYTLKDCYPVQETYTRNSSVTTSTRFFNLQLGISDPNVFTPPSTCQSPQPERMAESDC; this is encoded by the exons ATGCACCGACTGCTGCTCGTGTTTGTGGCCGCTGCCGGAGCGTCGGTCCTCGGCCTCCCCAGGCAGGACGCCTCCCGGGCGGCCGGGCCCTGCCTCGCCCCGCTGCAGTGGGAGGGCAGGTGGGTTCTGTACGATCACAGCACCGGGAGGAACAGCCGGGCCGCCGTCTCCTACGACGGCCAGAACCAGCGGATCCGAGTCCTGCAGCAGAACAAGAAACACACCCCGTGTCAGAA GTTTTTTGAGTACATCTACCTGTACCAGAGCATGGTGATGTTCCAGATTGACCAGAAGACCAAGGACTGCTCAAAGGTCGCTCTGACGGAGGCCTGGGATCCGTTCGACATCCCCGACAACTCCACCTTCGAGGACCAGTACTTCATCGGAGGGCCCGGGGACAATGTGGAGGTTCAGGAGTGGTCGGACAGGAAGCCGGCACGCCAAC ATGAGACCTGGGTGGGCGTCTACACCCTGAAGGACTGCTACCCGGTGCAGGAGACCTACACCAGGAACAGCAGCGTCACCACCTCCACCCGCTTCTTCAACCTGCAGCTGGGCATCAGCGACCCCAACGTCTTCACCCCGCCCAGCACCTGTCAGTCACCTCAGCCCGAGAGGATGGCCGAGTCCGACTGCTGA